Proteins found in one Populus alba chromosome 14, ASM523922v2, whole genome shotgun sequence genomic segment:
- the LOC118041155 gene encoding uncharacterized protein isoform X2: MSVRLLKKVLKEQELQQQQHHDESEEEEGESPYSGTRPAINPFDLLNDDDVDQLQENEPEIDDEMVVGNNHKQELSGMKSMAGAISTSNQKSKKKKKKKSKTGLSSVTNKVKEPFDDMLDTLSLDVNSSRHQPCPTKTKPETSKLCAEFVKQCAPSALQVDPKCLNPENELRRIFGSKVVKSFEKSNQASSSRQVIGGRRGAHHTRRTILVSPSEHWPRWDGSLSMEFLETKDGYHHFRYVHSSSSDQAQRTFEAAKAIHDLNGIASILLYHPYHLDSLVTMADYFKFVGENQMSADSIAKSLYALECAWHPTFSPLQANCQLKICHETNKPLFTTLFTHMKNLDRRGCHRSALEVCKLLLSLDLDDPMGAMFCVDYFALRAEEYAWLEWFSEDYKSDNSLWLFPNFSYSLAICRFYLEREEPSKDADTCATKSNSADLMKQALMLHPSVLKKLVAKVPLKDQAWTNIIKHVFFRSEKTGSASLDHLINIYVEKSYIIWRLPDLQKLLRVSALQVIETLEHSTSDAKDWACVRKEAFSSENNEYGHLLVSDFSDTVPTLPPENLQNFVVDPRMREPERNGGQIANPLDGGPAPRDVANRSALAVLFESMLPWVNYGGRGDEGGDEENHVNGHE, encoded by the exons ATGTCAGTTAGGTTATTGAAGAAAGTCCTGAAAGAACAAGAACTACAACAGCAACAGCATCATGATGAGTCTGAGGAGGAGGAAGGTGAATCTCCTTATTCGGGAACTCGCCCTGCAATAAATCCATTTGACCTTCTCAATGATGATGACGTTGATCAG CTGCAGGAGAATGAGCCAGAAATTGATGATGAAATGGTAGTGGGAAACAATCACAAACAAGAATTGTCTGGGATGAAAAGCATGGCTGGTGCCATTTCAACATCCAAtcagaaatcaaagaaaaagaagaaaaagaaaagcaagactGGTTTGTCTTCAGTTACAAATAAAGTCAAAGAACCttttgatgacatgttagatacTTTATCCTTGGATGTTAATTCTTCAAGACATCAACCTTGCCCCACCAAAACCAAACCAGAAACTTCCAAACTTTGTGCAGAATTTGTGAAACAGTGTGCACCTTCCGCCTTACAAGTGGATCCGAAATGTTTGAATCCTGAGAACGAGCTAAGGAGAATTTTTGGTTCTAAGGTGGTGAAATCATTTGAGAAAAGTAATCAAGCCAGCAGTTCTAGACAGGTTATTGGGGGCAGACGTGGAGCCCATCATACTAGAAGGACTATTTTAGTCTCTCCATCAGAACATTGGCCTCGGTGGGATGGATCTTTATCCATGGAGTTTTTGGAAACTAAGGATGGATACCACCATTTTAG GTATGTTCACTCATCTTCCTCTGATCAAGCGCAGAGGACATTTGAAGCTGCCAAGGCTATTCATGATCTGAATGGCATAGCAAGCATTCTGTTATACCACCCTTATCACTTGGATTCACTTGTAACAATGGCAGACTATTTTAAATTTGTGGGTGAGAATCAAATGTCAGCTGATTCTATTGCGAAGAGTTTATATGCCTTGGAATGTGCATGGCATCCCACATTCTCCCCCTTGCAGGCAAATTGCCAGTTGAAGATCTGCCATGAAACGAACAAGCCACTGTTTACAACACTTTTCACTCACATGAAAAACTTGGACAGACGTGGATGTCATCGTTCTGCTCTTGAGGTTTGCAAACTGTTGCTTTCACTGGATTTAGATGATCCAATGGGGGCCATGTTCTGTGTTGATTACTTTGCTTTGAGGGCTGAGGAGTATGCATGGTTGGAATGGTTTTCTGAAGACTATAAAAGTGATAACTCCTTGTGGCTGTTTCCAAATTTCTCATACTCTCTTGCCATTTGCCGGTTTTATCTTGAGCGAGAGGAACCCTCAAAAGATGCCGATACTTGTGCTACAAAGTCTAACTCAGCTGATTTGATGAAGCAGGCTTTAATGCTTCACCCGTCAGTCCTTAAAAAGTTAGTGGCCAAGGTACCTTTGAAAGATCAGGCATGGACAAATATAATAAAGCATGTGTTTTTTCGATCAGAGAAAACAGGGTCTGCATCCTTGGATCACCTGATTAACATATATGTAGAGAAAAGTTATATCATATGGAGGCTTCCAGACTTGCAAAAATTGCTTCGTGTCAGTGCTCTACAAGTGATCGAAACTCTAGAACATAGTACCAGTGATGCCAAGGATTGGGCTTGTGTGAGAAAAGAGGCCTTTTCATCTGAGAACAATGA GTACGGCCATTTGCTGGTTTCAGACTTCTCTGATACAGTTCCAACACTTCCACCTGAGAACTTGCAAAACTTCGTGGTTGATCCAAGGATGAGGGAGCCTGAGCGAAATGGGGGACAAATTGCCAACCCACTTGATGGTGGCCCTGCTCCACGTGATGTTGCGAATCGCAGTGCATTGGCTGTCTTGTTTGAATCCATGTTGCCATGGGTTAATTATGGGGGTAGAGGGGATGAAGGAGGCGATGAGGAGAACCATGTTAATGGACATGAGTGA
- the LOC118041155 gene encoding uncharacterized protein isoform X1 — MSVRLLKKVLKEQELQQQQHHDESEEEEGESPYSGTRPAINPFDLLNDDDVDQENEPEIDDEMVVGNNHKQELSGMKSMAGAISTSNQKSKKKKKKKSKTGLSSVTNKVKEPFDDMLDTLSLDVNSSRHQPCPTKTKPETSKLCAEFVKQCAPSALQVDPKCLNPENELRRIFGSKVVKSFEKSNQASSSRQVIGGRRGAHHTRRTILVSPSEHWPRWDGSLSMEFLETKDGYHHFRYVHSSSSDQAQRTFEAAKAIHDLNGIASILLYHPYHLDSLVTMADYFKFVGENQMSADSIAKSLYALECAWHPTFSPLQANCQLKICHETNKPLFTTLFTHMKNLDRRGCHRSALEVCKLLLSLDLDDPMGAMFCVDYFALRAEEYAWLEWFSEDYKSDNSLWLFPNFSYSLAICRFYLEREEPSKDADTCATKSNSADLMKQALMLHPSVLKKLVAKVPLKDQAWTNIIKHVFFRSEKTGSASLDHLINIYVEKSYIIWRLPDLQKLLRVSALQVIETLEHSTSDAKDWACVRKEAFSSENNEYGHLLVSDFSDTVPTLPPENLQNFVVDPRMREPERNGGQIANPLDGGPAPRDVANRSALAVLFESMLPWVNYGGRGDEGGDEENHVNGHE, encoded by the exons ATGTCAGTTAGGTTATTGAAGAAAGTCCTGAAAGAACAAGAACTACAACAGCAACAGCATCATGATGAGTCTGAGGAGGAGGAAGGTGAATCTCCTTATTCGGGAACTCGCCCTGCAATAAATCCATTTGACCTTCTCAATGATGATGACGTTGATCAG GAGAATGAGCCAGAAATTGATGATGAAATGGTAGTGGGAAACAATCACAAACAAGAATTGTCTGGGATGAAAAGCATGGCTGGTGCCATTTCAACATCCAAtcagaaatcaaagaaaaagaagaaaaagaaaagcaagactGGTTTGTCTTCAGTTACAAATAAAGTCAAAGAACCttttgatgacatgttagatacTTTATCCTTGGATGTTAATTCTTCAAGACATCAACCTTGCCCCACCAAAACCAAACCAGAAACTTCCAAACTTTGTGCAGAATTTGTGAAACAGTGTGCACCTTCCGCCTTACAAGTGGATCCGAAATGTTTGAATCCTGAGAACGAGCTAAGGAGAATTTTTGGTTCTAAGGTGGTGAAATCATTTGAGAAAAGTAATCAAGCCAGCAGTTCTAGACAGGTTATTGGGGGCAGACGTGGAGCCCATCATACTAGAAGGACTATTTTAGTCTCTCCATCAGAACATTGGCCTCGGTGGGATGGATCTTTATCCATGGAGTTTTTGGAAACTAAGGATGGATACCACCATTTTAG GTATGTTCACTCATCTTCCTCTGATCAAGCGCAGAGGACATTTGAAGCTGCCAAGGCTATTCATGATCTGAATGGCATAGCAAGCATTCTGTTATACCACCCTTATCACTTGGATTCACTTGTAACAATGGCAGACTATTTTAAATTTGTGGGTGAGAATCAAATGTCAGCTGATTCTATTGCGAAGAGTTTATATGCCTTGGAATGTGCATGGCATCCCACATTCTCCCCCTTGCAGGCAAATTGCCAGTTGAAGATCTGCCATGAAACGAACAAGCCACTGTTTACAACACTTTTCACTCACATGAAAAACTTGGACAGACGTGGATGTCATCGTTCTGCTCTTGAGGTTTGCAAACTGTTGCTTTCACTGGATTTAGATGATCCAATGGGGGCCATGTTCTGTGTTGATTACTTTGCTTTGAGGGCTGAGGAGTATGCATGGTTGGAATGGTTTTCTGAAGACTATAAAAGTGATAACTCCTTGTGGCTGTTTCCAAATTTCTCATACTCTCTTGCCATTTGCCGGTTTTATCTTGAGCGAGAGGAACCCTCAAAAGATGCCGATACTTGTGCTACAAAGTCTAACTCAGCTGATTTGATGAAGCAGGCTTTAATGCTTCACCCGTCAGTCCTTAAAAAGTTAGTGGCCAAGGTACCTTTGAAAGATCAGGCATGGACAAATATAATAAAGCATGTGTTTTTTCGATCAGAGAAAACAGGGTCTGCATCCTTGGATCACCTGATTAACATATATGTAGAGAAAAGTTATATCATATGGAGGCTTCCAGACTTGCAAAAATTGCTTCGTGTCAGTGCTCTACAAGTGATCGAAACTCTAGAACATAGTACCAGTGATGCCAAGGATTGGGCTTGTGTGAGAAAAGAGGCCTTTTCATCTGAGAACAATGA GTACGGCCATTTGCTGGTTTCAGACTTCTCTGATACAGTTCCAACACTTCCACCTGAGAACTTGCAAAACTTCGTGGTTGATCCAAGGATGAGGGAGCCTGAGCGAAATGGGGGACAAATTGCCAACCCACTTGATGGTGGCCCTGCTCCACGTGATGTTGCGAATCGCAGTGCATTGGCTGTCTTGTTTGAATCCATGTTGCCATGGGTTAATTATGGGGGTAGAGGGGATGAAGGAGGCGATGAGGAGAACCATGTTAATGGACATGAGTGA
- the LOC118041156 gene encoding uncharacterized protein: protein MGIQKICHRSSSSDKVSCVFNGEVKLMRDNPVLGADSGNDSDDCELAELNCELGMVEGQWCCIPYELYDLPDLREILSLDTWNLCLTEEERFHLSAYLPDMDQETFCLTMKELFDGSEIYFGNPLDKFFKKLKAGFYPPKVACFREGLQFLQRKQYYHSLRAYHDRMIQKFIDMRRLWDQREMSPGIEENISTWKNRRKQKSINMLDLNESPDDDHLLSEKVNLELKATKLVESENSAKDRPPFLSANRPKFAAPYCRPKGVLKMKASGNDSFHNYNSKMVVADFSEHYRSLPKGLLKIVPKAPSVQLEQSDIVPTGVQSNFPAGTHGIRDFKFSPLPASLCFQNAGSLHEYPFLRQKADGSRVYSPPDQPQFLMDPQESVRVTSNHPESSTRKVKLETPSSLDDNSVLGKHKLFGVDMGRFLNKECKSSLDTVGAMPYTFGSENPRANVGREFNGSSLRSLESFPFRIQYQGGEQHMTPLKQEHLTIHPRIPEVVPTISDVGNGKQETLMGSSHQKNGENDVSIRKPEKLSGKSSVLEAFKDKKLLPLTYKRRKVVTKANALNFGKSLTAAADLKSAIPKESNQDFREGVKTVKIKLMGLKDMPLDEEPETTLHGLK, encoded by the coding sequence ATGGGCATACAGAAGATTTGCCATCGGAGTTCAAGTTCTGATAAAGTTTCTTGTGTCTTCAATGGTGAAGTCAAGCTGATGAGAGATAACCCAGTCCTGGGAGCAGACTCAGGGAATGATTCAGATGATTGTGAACTTGCTGAATTGAACTGTGAGCTTGGCATGGTGGAAGGCCAGTGGTGCTGCATACCATATGAGCTCTATGATCTTCCAGATTTGAGGGAAATATTATCTCTAGACACATGGAATTTGTGTTTAACAGAGGAAGAAAGGTTCCATCTGTCAGCTTACCTTCCAGACATGGACCAAGAGACGTTTTGCTTGACTATGAAGGAACTTTTTGATGGCAGTGAAATATATTTTGGGAATCCGTTGgataaattcttcaaaaaattgAAAGCTGGATTCTACCCTCCTAAGGTGGCTTGCTTCAGAGAAGGCTTGCAGTTTTTACAAAGGAAGCAATATTATCATTCGCTTAGAGCTTACCATGACAGGATGATACAAAAGTTTATAGACATGAGAAGGTTATGGGATCAGCGTGAAATGAGTCCTGGTATCGAGGAAAATATTTCTACTTGGAAAAACAGGAGAAAACAAAAGAGCATCAATATGCTTGATCTAAATGAATCTCCTGATGACGATCATCTGTTAAGTGAGAAGGTCAACTTGGAATTGAAGGCGACGAAGCTAGTGGAGAGTGAGAATTCAGCAAAGGACAGGCCACCCTTTCTGTCTGCTAACAGGCCAAAATTTGCTGCTCCATACTGCAGACCAAAGGGGGTTCTAAAGATGAAGGCATCCGGCAATGATTCATTCCATAATTACAATTCAAAGATGGTTGTGGCTGACTTCTCAGAACACTATCGATCATTGCCCAAGGGACTGTTGAAAATAGTACCTAAAGCTCCTTCAGTTCAGCTGGAACAATCAGACATTGTGCCAACAGGAGTGCAATCAAACTTTCCTGCTGGGACTCATGGCATACGGGATTTTAAGTTTTCTCCTTTACCAGCTTCTCTATGCTTTCAGAATGCAGGTAGCCTGCATGAATATCCATTTCTAAGGCAAAAGGCTGATGGTAGCAGAGTTTATTCTCCTCCAGACCAACCTCAGTTTCTAATGGATCCACAGGAAAGTGTTAGAGTTACCAGTAATCACCCAGAAAGCtctacaagaaaagtgaaactGGAAACACCTTCATCTTTAGATGACAATTCTGTTTTAGGAAAACACAAATTGTTTGGAGTTGATATGGGAAGGTTTCTGAATAAGGAATGCAAGTCATCCTTGGATACAGTGGGTGCAATGCCGTATACCTTTGGCAGTGAAAATCCGAGGGCAAATGTGGGCAGAGAATTTAATGGCTCTTCCCTGAGATCCTTGGAATCATTCCCATTTCGTATCCAGTATCAGGGAGGGGAGCAGCACATGACACCCTTAAAACAAGAGCATCTCACTATCCATCCAAGAATTCCAGAAGTGGTTCCCACAATTTCAGATGTTGGCAATGGTAAGCAAGAAACGTTAATGGGTTCTTCACACCAAAAGAATGGTGAGAATGATGTCAGCATCAGAAAACCGGAGAAGCTATCGGGTAAATCCAGTGTGTTGGAGGCATTTAAGGATAAAAAGTTACTGCCATTGACGTACAAGCGAAGGAAAGTTGTAACTAAGGCCAACGCATTAAACTTTGGCAAGTCACTAACAGCAGCTGCTGATTTGAAGTCTGCAATTCCAAAAGaatcaaatcaagattttagGGAAGGTGTGAAAACtgtgaagataaaattaatggGATTGAAAGATATGCCCTTGGACGAGGAACCTGAAACAACACTTCATGGACTAAAGTAG
- the LOC118041154 gene encoding GEM-like protein 1, with product MDYNNNNPYLQFAPVPPAASNGHGTNGNGSMGKICDALNRCGKRVEVATRKAEVYADNIWHHFKVSPSFTDAAMARISQGTKVLTEGGHDKVFQQTFEVLPGEKFLKAYACYISTSTGPVIGTLYISSKKVAFCSEHPFCYYSPTGQQQWMYYKVVVQPERLRAVNPSSNRMNPSDKYIQVVTTDGHEFWFMGFISYDKALKQLCETLQQSRDSSGVPVAHSA from the exons ATGGACTACAATAACAACAATCCTTACCTCCAGTTCGCGCCTGTTCCTCCGGCTGCTAGTAATGGACACGGGACAAATGGCAACG GATCGATGGGGAAGATATGTGATGCTCTGAATCGATGCGGGAAAAGGGTTGAAGTGGCCACTAGGAAAGCAGAAGTCTATGCTGATAACATCTGGCATCACT TCAAGGTTAGTCCTAGTTTCACCGATGCGGCAATGGCAAGGATTTCTCAAGGGACAAAGGTACTTACTGAAGGAGGACATGATAAGGTATTCCAGCAGACATTTGAGGTCTTGCCTGGAGAGAAGTTCTTGAAAGCATATGCTTGCTATATATCAACTTCCACAGGACCTGTCATCGGGACACTTTATATATCCTCCAAAAAGGTGGCCTTTTGCAGTGAGCATCCCTTCTGCTATTATTCTCCCACAGGACAGCAGCAATGGATGTATTACAAG gtCGTGGTGCAGCCTGAACGGTTGAGAGCAGTAAATCCTTCTTCAAACAGAATGAACCCTTCTGATAAGTACATCCAAGTTGTGACAACAGATGGTCATGAATTCTGGTTCATGGGGTTTATATCATACGACAAGGCACTGAAGCAATTATGTGAGACTTTACAGCAGTCTCGTGACTCTTCCGGGGTCCCTGTGGCACACAGTGCATGA